One region of Sporomusaceae bacterium genomic DNA includes:
- a CDS encoding chemotaxis protein CheX: MDVRSIEPFLSAMNSVMPGLGFKEVKRGRISVSETNKIASLGVMVVIGLTQQVRGNIAYNMTEASAKRIASTMMMGMPVESFDAMAESAIAELGNMLAANAAMILEQQGARLDISPPTVITGNSFANSVTAAKRLNIEMFVDGIPLEVNVSFVT, from the coding sequence ATGGATGTACGCAGTATAGAGCCTTTTCTGAGCGCGATGAATTCGGTTATGCCGGGGCTGGGCTTCAAAGAGGTCAAGCGCGGCCGGATCAGCGTCAGCGAAACGAATAAGATCGCCAGTCTCGGCGTGATGGTGGTAATCGGCCTGACGCAGCAGGTCCGGGGCAATATCGCCTATAATATGACGGAGGCTTCGGCGAAGAGAATCGCCAGCACGATGATGATGGGGATGCCGGTGGAGTCTTTTGACGCGATGGCGGAGTCGGCGATCGCCGAGCTGGGCAATATGCTGGCGGCCAACGCGGCGATGATCCTCGAGCAGCAGGGGGCGCGCCTGGATATTTCCCCGCCCACCGTTATTACCGGCAATAGCTTCGCCAATTCGGTAACCGCCGCCAAACGGCTCAATATCGAGATGTTCGTCGACGGAATCCCGCTGGAAGTGAATGTTTCGTTCGTGACCTGA